Proteins co-encoded in one Oncorhynchus kisutch isolate 150728-3 linkage group LG1, Okis_V2, whole genome shotgun sequence genomic window:
- the LOC109897764 gene encoding bcl-2-like protein 1, with protein MSYSNRELVVFFISYRLSQRNYSCCQLGLEGASGRTEGDEAIANGSVGNYWNSRSNLAKPSSPQGGMEPVKAALRDSVDEFELRYTRAFSDLSSQLHITPATAYHSFESVMDEVFRDGVNWGRVVGLFAFGGALCVECVEKDMSPLVARIADWMTTYLDNHIQPWIQSQGGWDHFAEIFGRDAAADVRRSQENIIKWLLVGVILLSGVLVGTLIMKKRQ; from the exons ATGTCTTACAGTAACAGGGAACTGGTAGTGTTTTTTATAAGCTATAGACTGTCCCAGAGGAATTATTCATGTTGTCAATTGGGGCTGGAGGGTGCAAGTGGACGGACTGAGGGAGATGAGGCCATTGCAAATGGGTCTGTGGGGAACTACTGGAACAGCAGAAGCAATTTGGCGAAGCCCTCATCTCCACAGGGGGGCATGGAGCCAGTGAAAGCAGCACTACGGGACTCAGTGGATGAGTTTGAGCTGCGCTACACCCGCGCCTTCAGTGACCTCTCCTCCCAGCTCCACATCACCCCTGCCACAGCCTACCACAGCTTTGAGAGTGTGATGGACGAAGTGTTCAGGGACGGGGTCAACTGGGGTCGCGTGGTGGGTCTGTTTGCTTTCGGTGGGGCCttgtgtgttgagtgtgttgaGAAGGATATGAGCCCACTGGTGGCGCGCATCGCAGATTGGATGACCACATACCTGGACAACCATATCCAGCCCTGGATCCAGAGCCAAGGAGGATGG GACCATTTTGCAGAGATCTTTGGCAGAGATGCTGCTGCAGATGTTCGACGGTCCCAGGAGAACATAATTAAATGGCTGCTAGTTGGGGTGATTCTGCTTTCAGGAGTGCTGGTCGGCACTCTCATCATGAAGAAACGCCAATGA